In the Thermococcus sp. MAR1 genome, one interval contains:
- the asnB gene encoding asparagine synthase (glutamine-hydrolyzing), translating to MCLIAGGIGEGLRGRFVRMILAGKHRGRDSFGVWTDKGVLKSEDFSRVAEIPDGMIGLIQCRLAMTGSPEYTQPFYNDLALVHNGEIYNHRHLRGYLEEKGASFETDVDSEVILRLIEHLLESGLDVWNAVRKTMTMLEGDYAVAFSDGERIYLFRDPVGIRPLYYSPRGFFASEKKVLWAIGEEAIPVEPGELVVISRRGVERRKVLTLTELRRVTLTPEGAKRALINALTHAVKVRIGKRTGVLFSGGLDSSLIALLAAQHSDVVLYTAGAEGSPDLEWARRASELLGLPLREYVFDLDDVREAVPRIIFAIEEANPMNLAIGVPLYFSTRLAGREGCRLLLSGQGADELFGGYAKYLKDPALMERDLLEMGERNLARDDKISMLNSVEGRVPFLDLAVVSVALGTPAGAKIEDGVRKAILRKTAGELGLPKEIVEREKKAAQYGSHSQKLLEKLAKRENLTLREYTQKVFRDVFKRE from the coding sequence ATGTGCCTGATAGCCGGAGGAATCGGTGAGGGTTTAAGGGGTAGGTTCGTGAGGATGATACTCGCGGGAAAGCACAGGGGAAGGGACTCCTTCGGTGTGTGGACCGATAAGGGAGTGCTCAAATCAGAAGACTTCTCGCGCGTTGCCGAGATTCCGGACGGGATGATTGGCCTCATTCAGTGTCGGCTGGCGATGACAGGCTCCCCAGAATACACTCAGCCATTCTACAACGACCTCGCCCTCGTCCACAACGGGGAAATCTACAACCACCGCCATCTGAGGGGGTACCTGGAGGAAAAAGGTGCATCCTTCGAGACGGACGTCGACAGCGAGGTGATCCTGAGACTCATCGAGCATCTCCTTGAAAGCGGACTGGACGTGTGGAATGCAGTTAGGAAAACTATGACCATGCTTGAGGGCGACTACGCAGTGGCCTTCAGCGACGGGGAGAGGATATACCTCTTCCGCGATCCCGTGGGTATAAGGCCGCTCTACTACTCCCCAAGGGGTTTCTTCGCATCGGAGAAGAAAGTTCTTTGGGCCATAGGCGAGGAAGCGATTCCCGTGGAACCTGGTGAGCTCGTTGTAATCTCCCGACGGGGCGTGGAGAGAAGGAAGGTCCTCACGCTCACGGAGCTGAGGAGGGTAACCCTAACTCCGGAGGGAGCAAAGCGCGCCCTTATTAATGCCCTGACTCACGCAGTTAAAGTAAGAATAGGAAAAAGAACCGGCGTTCTATTCTCCGGCGGACTAGACAGCTCCCTCATAGCTCTGCTGGCCGCTCAGCACTCCGATGTCGTCTTATACACCGCCGGCGCCGAGGGCAGCCCCGACCTGGAGTGGGCCAGAAGGGCCAGTGAGCTTCTAGGACTTCCCCTCAGGGAATACGTTTTTGACCTGGACGACGTCCGTGAGGCCGTTCCAAGGATTATCTTCGCCATCGAGGAAGCGAATCCGATGAACCTCGCGATAGGGGTCCCACTGTATTTTTCCACGAGGCTCGCAGGTAGAGAGGGCTGTAGGCTCCTCCTGAGCGGGCAGGGGGCGGATGAACTGTTCGGCGGCTATGCCAAGTACCTCAAGGACCCAGCGCTGATGGAGAGGGATCTCCTCGAAATGGGGGAGAGAAACCTGGCCAGGGACGATAAAATATCCATGCTCAACTCCGTTGAGGGGCGCGTGCCGTTCCTTGACCTAGCGGTCGTGTCCGTCGCTCTGGGAACACCGGCTGGTGCAAAGATCGAGGACGGCGTCAGAAAGGCCATTCTTAGGAAGACGGCCGGCGAGCTCGGTCTACCGAAGGAGATAGTCGAGCGCGAGAAGAAGGCCGCCCAGTACGGAAGCCACTCTCAAAAACTCCTCGAAAAGCTGGCGAAAAGAGAAAACTTGACCCTGAGAGAATACACCCAAAAAGTCTTCAGAGATGTTTTTAAACGTGAGTAA
- a CDS encoding cell wall-binding repeat-containing protein, whose protein sequence is MGKKGLVMFISFIFILSLTPLPRASAGETRLVILVSDNEADWAIAGNVADLLGAYLVVSPWGTYDPAVSAEILSAEPERVIIVGGPVAIPEEYTRDFDEFGIPYERWYGETRYETNLIVIQALKEEFPEAFNEIGTVVIANGRDALAIEGYLRAMKLMPYEFRGKPILVLTEEGRENVTIAALERFMHVSEVKYAATYSEEKPMFPLSREKIDAWMKSHFVSYNEDNLIQSPTREEVYSLLINVQNKTGRAEGLLDGLQIPQARKKLEEAKTALKAAWDAYNSGEYSRAYRLAMMASFNADFVISRAYREMRTVYQGSVKMRLGMEIHQFEVMAKVLKRKGYDVSELESLISQAKEALKQGKYSLLLNELIPEIKGTLAKLTTKRPSPGTPGGRNHGRP, encoded by the coding sequence ATGGGTAAAAAAGGCCTTGTAATGTTCATCAGCTTTATCTTCATCCTGAGCTTAACACCCCTCCCCCGTGCATCCGCCGGGGAAACTCGGCTGGTCATCCTAGTCAGCGACAACGAGGCCGACTGGGCGATAGCCGGGAACGTGGCAGACCTTCTGGGGGCATACCTCGTGGTCAGCCCGTGGGGCACCTACGATCCGGCAGTGAGCGCCGAGATACTCAGCGCTGAGCCTGAGAGGGTGATAATCGTAGGCGGCCCCGTGGCGATACCGGAGGAGTACACAAGGGATTTTGATGAGTTTGGAATCCCGTACGAGCGCTGGTACGGCGAAACCAGGTACGAGACGAACCTCATAGTAATCCAGGCACTCAAGGAGGAGTTCCCGGAGGCTTTCAACGAGATAGGAACCGTCGTCATAGCCAACGGCCGTGATGCCCTTGCTATTGAGGGTTACCTGCGGGCCATGAAGCTTATGCCGTACGAGTTCAGAGGAAAGCCGATTCTCGTACTGACCGAGGAGGGTAGGGAAAACGTGACGATAGCCGCTCTGGAGCGCTTTATGCACGTATCCGAGGTCAAGTACGCGGCAACCTATTCTGAGGAAAAGCCGATGTTCCCGCTGAGCCGTGAGAAGATAGACGCCTGGATGAAGAGCCACTTCGTCTCCTACAACGAGGATAACCTCATCCAGTCCCCCACGAGGGAGGAGGTTTACTCCCTGCTCATCAACGTCCAGAACAAGACGGGCCGCGCCGAGGGGCTCCTTGATGGACTCCAGATACCTCAAGCTAGAAAGAAACTCGAAGAGGCAAAGACCGCATTAAAGGCCGCATGGGACGCTTACAACTCCGGCGAATATTCCAGAGCGTACCGGCTAGCCATGATGGCAAGCTTCAACGCGGACTTCGTCATATCGCGGGCATATCGCGAGATGAGAACCGTTTACCAGGGATCGGTGAAAATGCGGCTGGGAATGGAGATACATCAGTTCGAGGTGATGGCCAAGGTTCTCAAGAGGAAGGGCTACGACGTGAGCGAACTGGAGTCCCTTATCAGCCAGGCAAAGGAGGCCCTCAAGCAGGGCAAATACTCCCTCCTCCTCAACGAGCTAATCCCCGAGATAAAGGGCACCCTAGCCAAACTGACGACCAAGAGACCCTCACCCGGAACGCCCGGCGGAAGGAACCACGGAAGACCATAA
- a CDS encoding glycosyltransferase family 4 protein, whose product MRILMVGHYPPHGGGVANHLDNLVRELRRRHEVHVLTYGPVKPRSFEAEFVHQVSVPPVYGIRGTTFALLGAKKICRLHREFDFDLIHAHFVGTTSYAAVLAKERTELPLVVTAHGSDLEHTARLTLGRFYVKRTLTSADAIIAVSHWLAGKAASLGAGRVRVVPNGVKPLQPAEGRREYITFIGALRDYKSPETFIELARALPNEKFLVVGDGPLRRRLQATAPPNVEFAGYRRDVGAVLSRSRLLVLPSKREGFGLVILEANALGVPAVGRRVSAIPELIREGKNGLTFRSFDELVNAVKLFLEPKSNAKAGHIGRRIAGLYSWSRTALEVERVYEEVAG is encoded by the coding sequence ATGCGGATTCTGATGGTAGGACACTACCCACCCCACGGCGGAGGCGTTGCGAACCACCTGGACAACCTCGTGAGGGAGCTGAGAAGAAGGCACGAGGTTCACGTTCTCACCTACGGGCCGGTTAAGCCGAGATCATTTGAGGCTGAGTTTGTGCATCAAGTCAGCGTCCCACCGGTGTACGGGATCAGGGGGACGACCTTTGCCCTGCTGGGGGCAAAGAAAATATGCAGGCTCCACCGGGAATTTGACTTCGATTTGATTCACGCCCACTTCGTGGGGACGACCAGCTACGCCGCCGTCCTCGCGAAAGAGAGAACCGAACTGCCCCTGGTAGTCACTGCCCACGGCAGCGATCTGGAGCACACGGCAAGGCTAACCCTGGGACGGTTCTACGTCAAGAGAACACTAACCAGTGCCGATGCAATCATAGCCGTTAGCCACTGGCTCGCGGGAAAAGCCGCATCCCTTGGTGCGGGAAGGGTCAGAGTCGTGCCCAACGGAGTGAAACCTCTCCAACCGGCGGAGGGAAGGAGAGAGTACATCACGTTCATCGGTGCGCTCAGAGACTACAAGAGCCCGGAGACGTTCATAGAGCTGGCACGCGCCCTTCCGAACGAAAAGTTTCTGGTCGTCGGCGACGGTCCCCTCAGGAGAAGGCTCCAGGCGACTGCACCTCCGAACGTCGAGTTTGCCGGCTATCGCCGCGACGTTGGCGCGGTACTGTCAAGGAGCAGGCTTCTGGTTCTGCCGTCCAAGAGAGAGGGCTTTGGGCTGGTCATACTGGAGGCCAACGCTCTCGGAGTCCCTGCCGTCGGGAGGCGTGTTAGTGCAATACCCGAGCTGATCCGGGAGGGCAAAAACGGCCTAACGTTTCGAAGCTTCGATGAGCTGGTTAATGCGGTGAAATTGTTCCTCGAACCGAAGTCTAATGCTAAAGCTGGCCACATCGGGAGGAGGATCGCAGGGTTGTACTC